From the Pseudomonas syringae KCTC 12500 genome, the window GCCATGGCCATGGCGTTCGTTCAGGGGGAAACCAGCTTCTACGTGCTGCGTTTCATTCTGGGCGCCGCCGAGGCCGGTTTCTTCCCTGGCATCATCTATTACTTCACCCAGTGGCTGCCTTCCAGCGACCGAGGCAAGGCCATGGCGCTGTTTCTCAGCGGCTCGGCGATAGCGTCGGTGATTTCCGGACCGGTGTCCGGCGCCCTGCTCGGCATCGAGGGCCTGAACCTGCATGGCTGGCAATGGATGTTCCTGATCGAAGGCTTCGCGTCGATCGTGCTCTGCGGTTTCGTCTGGTTCTGGCTGCAATCACATCCTCATGAAGCCCGCTGGCTCAGTGACGAAGAAAAAACCGCGCTCAGCACCGCCATCGCCGAAGAGCAACGGCTGCGCGAAGCTTCACAAACCGTCAGACCATCAGTATTCCGACTGTTGGCGGACCGGCAGATCCTGCTGTTCTGCTTCATCTACTTTTCCGTGGCCCTGACCATCTACGGCGCCACCTTCTGGCTGCCGAGCATGATCCGCAAGATGGGCAGCTTCAGCGATCTCGAGGTCGGGCTGTTCAATTCGATCCCATGGATCATCTCCATCGTGGCCATGTACGGCTTCGCAGCCCTGGCGGCACGCTTCAAGCACCAGCAGGCCTGGGTAGCGGTCACCCTGGTCATCGCCGCCGCCGGCATGTTCATGTCCACCGTGGGCGGTCCGGTGTTCGCCTTTGTCGCCATCTGCTTCGCGGCAATCGGTTTCAAGGCCGCGTCTGCGCTGTTCTGGCCAATCCCTCAGGGCTATCTGGATGCACGCATTGCCGCTGCGGTCATTGCGCTGATCAACTCCATCGGCAACCTGGGCGGCTTCGTTGCGCCCACCACGTTCGGCTTTCTGGAGCAGACCACCGGTTCGATTCAAGGCGGTCTGTATGGGCTGGCAGCGACATCGCTGCTGGCTGCGGTGGTGATCTTCTTCGCCCGCACTACGCCACGAGGTGACCGCGGCCGCCCGTCCAGGGCTGAGCGGCCCGCAGCGCTCAGCCCTGCCGTCACTGGCACCCCTTCCAGCCTCAAACCCTGACCTTCGGGAGACCGCCCTTTGAAAATCATCCGTGTAACCGTGACCCCTATCGCCTTTCGCGACCCGCCGCTGCTCAACGCCAGTGGTATTCACGAACCCTTTGCCCTGCGCTCGATCATCGAGGTGGAAAGCGACAACGGCTACATCGGCCTCGGTGAAAGCTATGGTGATGCCCCGGCACTGGCGATTCAGCAACAGGTGCAGAACCAACTGATCGGGCTCGACCCGTTCAACCTCAATCAGCTGCGCAGCATCGTCCAGGCGACCGTGGCAGCGCATAAGCCTGCCAGCCTGGCCGGTGCCGAACTGGCGCCGGGCTCACACGCCAGCAAGGCAGTCAGCAATGCTTATTCTGCGTTCGAGGTGGCGTTTCTGGACCTGCAGGCGCGTTCCATGAACCTGCCACTGGTGGACCTGCTCGGCGGCGCCATTCGTGACCAGATACCCTTCAGCGCTTACCTGTTCTTCAAATACGCGCAGCATGCCGATGCCCCTTACGCGCCCGACAGCTGGGGTGAAGCGCTCAGCGAAGAGCAGATT encodes:
- a CDS encoding MFS transporter, with protein sequence MLARAAAKVKRHVLPLFVVMFIVNYIDRVNIGFVRSHLETDLGIGAAAYGLGAGLFFVGYALFEVPSNMLLQRYGARAWLTRIMFTWGAAAMAMAFVQGETSFYVLRFILGAAEAGFFPGIIYYFTQWLPSSDRGKAMALFLSGSAIASVISGPVSGALLGIEGLNLHGWQWMFLIEGFASIVLCGFVWFWLQSHPHEARWLSDEEKTALSTAIAEEQRLREASQTVRPSVFRLLADRQILLFCFIYFSVALTIYGATFWLPSMIRKMGSFSDLEVGLFNSIPWIISIVAMYGFAALAARFKHQQAWVAVTLVIAAAGMFMSTVGGPVFAFVAICFAAIGFKAASALFWPIPQGYLDARIAAAVIALINSIGNLGGFVAPTTFGFLEQTTGSIQGGLYGLAATSLLAAVVIFFARTTPRGDRGRPSRAERPAALSPAVTGTPSSLKP